The DNA sequence TGAGCGACGACGAGGATACGACACCAGACTCGTCCGCGGCGAGGTAGGCGGCGGATCAGGATCAGTACTGCTCACCGCGGGGGAGTGGCGCCGAGGTCGGGCACCGGGGCGGTTCCTAGGTGCACCTCCAGGTCATCGGCCGAGGGCGTCCTGGGCCTGCGCGCCGTGGGGCGGTCGAGGTAGAACATCGCCGTCGAGGCGATGTCGTCGCGCAGCGGCAGGTAGCGCCATCCGCTCCGCCAGCCGAGCGCCTGGATGTCGACCTTCGGGATGCCGGTGGCGAAGTGGATCGGGTCGAGCAGGTGCCATCGGTACATGCCGAAGCGCTGCTGGCTGACGTAGAGGCCGTCGGGTCGGATGATCTGCGGCATCCCCAGATAGGGCGTCGAGAACGCGGTGTACCCCTGCCCGGGGATGTCGAAGTTCCAGGCGCCGCCGAAGTAGTCCTCGGTGCCGGTGCCCGCGATCGTCGGATAGTCGGTGTCGTCGTCGAGGTAGAACTTGATCTCGCCCTCGCCCCACCAGCCGTTCGAGTTCACGCCCCACGCGATGTACGTGCCGACGTACTGCCCCTGGCCCTCGATGCCCTCGAGGATCACGTGCGGGGTGAGCTCCTCCAGCGGGTTCGACCGGCGCCACTGCGCGTGGAAGTACGCGTCGTCCGAGTGATCGCCGCCGATCTCGTACGTGATCTGGAAGTAGATGCGCACGTCGACGACAGACGTGTTCTCGATCGTGAGCCGTGCACCGTCGCGGAACGGCATCGGCCAGTACGAGTTGAACCCGCCGTGCGGGTTCGCGGCGATGGTCTGCGAGTTCACCTGCGCGAACACGCCCCAGCCGTTGCAGAAGAAGTCCCCGTAGGGCACCTCGACCGCCGGTTCCTCCGCCCCGTCCCAGTAGGCGCGCAGCAGCAGGGTGCGCCAGTTGTCGGTGTGGGTCGTGATCCAGATGTGGGTGATCTTTCCCGCGCCCTCGATGTTCGCGAGGTCGAAGGTCTCGCCGGCCTTGACGTCGACGCTCGGGGAGATCTTCCAGCCGGGGCCGAGGTCGCGGGCGCACGACGCCCCCGTGCCCTCGGTCGCCCGGCCTCCGCCCCCAGCGGATCCGTCGAAGTTCTCGGGGCTGATGGATCGCGTCTGCACGGATCGCAGCGCTGCGATGCTCGCGAGGTCGGAGGATGCGTAAGTCATGGCGGCCAATGTAATCGATTTCAGGATGGAACACCAGAGATCCCGTGATCGCGCGCTACTGTTGCTGGAGATCCGGCTCGGCCGGGCACAGCAATGAGGTTCGAATGGCCACCATCTACGACGTCGCGGAACTCGCCGGAGTGTCTCCCGCCACGGTCTCGCGCGTCTTCAACGGCACGAGTGTGTCGGAGGACAAGGTGGCCGCGGTGCGCGACGCCGCGGCGAAACTGAGTTTCACCCCCAACCGGATGGCTCGCTCCCTGCGTCGGCAGAGCTCCGAGGTGATCGCCCTCGTCATCCCCGACATCGAGAACCCGTACTTCACCGAGATGGCCCGCGGCGTCGAGGACGTCGCGTCCGAGGCAGGCTACTCGGTCGTGCTCTGCAACTCCGACTCCCAGGTCGAAAAGGAGGCGACGTATCTGCGGATCGCGATCGCCGAGCACATGTCCGGCGTCATCATCGCGACCGCCGACGAGAGTACCAAGCTCGACACGATCCTCGCCACGGGGCGCCCGGTCGTCGCGGTCGACCGCAGCACGGCCTACGACATCGACGGAGTCGTCATGGCGAACAGGGCGGCAGGGACGTCGGCCGCGAAAGACCTGTTGGATGCCGGATACCGCCGCATCGCATACATCGGCGGGCCCGAGCACATCGACACCGCCGCCGAGCGCGCGGCAGGATGGCGGGCGGCGCTGACCAGGGTGCAGCCCGACCTCGACGTCGACGGACTCGCTCGCTTCGCATCCTTCCGCGTGGACGGCGGCCGGGAGGCGATGGAGGAGCTGCTCGCGCTGCCCGAACCACCCGACGCCGTCGTCGCCGGCAACAACCTCATCGGAGTCGGCGCGATCCAGGTGCTGACGGAGCGCGGCCTCACCCCGCCGCGCGTGGGCGTCGCGGTGATCGGTTCGCTGCCGTTCACGACGCTCTCTCCCAGCGCGGTGACGGTCGTGCGGCTCCCTGCGCGACACATGGGCGTGACGGCGGCGCGGATGCTGCTCGAGCGCATCGGCGGTGACACGCAGCCCTCGCGCACCGTGGTGCTGCGCAACGAGATCCAGCCGGCACGGACCGCGCGGGCCTGACTTCGCCGACTGCCCCCGGCTACGGCGAATCCGGCTACTGCGACTTCCAGAACCGTGTCGCCAGATTGGTGAGCTCGGTGTCGAGGTCGTCGACCTTCGACTCGACGCGCGTGAGGCGGCTCTCGATGACGTCCAACCGTCCGTTCACCTCGCCGCGGAACCCGTTCAGCTCCCCACGGAATCCGCCCAGCTCCCCCAGCATCTCGCTGCGGAGGCCGCCGACCTCGGCGCGGATCACCCGGCTGAACTGCGTGGTCATGAGGGTCATGCCGCCGAGCATCATCGCGGCGAACACGCCGATCACGGTCCAGGTCTGGGGTTCGGTCATCTCCACGACTCCATTCTGCGAGCGAAAGCCCAGGTTGTCACGGTATTTCGGTCCCTCGTCGCGCCGAGCGCCGGTTCGGTCCGCAAGGCGTGGACAGCTCGTCACCGGCCCGCTCCGGTGCAGCAATGGTCGGAGCGCTTGCACGTTGAAATCGATTTCGCGTACAGTTGCGAGAGATTTCAGAATCACCGGCCCGGGTTTCAAGGAGGACACCATGCGCTGCACCCTCGGGGTGGACATCGGCACATCCAGCAGCAAGGGCGTGCTGGTGGATGCCGACGGCGCGATCGTCGCCACCGCGACTCGGTCGCACGACGTCTCCCGCCCGCGCACGGGGTGGGTCGAGATGGACGGCGACGTGTGGTGGGACGAGTTCGTCGACCTCGCCCGCGAACTCCTCGCTGCGGTGCCCGACGCCGAGGTCGCCGGCGTCGGCGTGAGCGGCATGGGCCCCTGCATCCTCCTCGCCGACGAGGACGATCGCCCCGTCCGACCGGCGATCCTCTACGGCGTCGACACCCGTTCCACCGCGCAGATCGAGCGGATGACGCGGGAACTGGGCGAGTCGGAGATCACGCGCATCGGCGGATCGACCCTGACCTCGCAGGCCGGAGGCCCCAAGCTCGTCTGGGTCGCCGACGAGGAGCCCGACGTGTGGCAGCGCGCGCGCCGGGTGTACATGCCGGCCTCGTGGCTCGCCCGACGCCTGACCGGCGCCTACGTGCTCGACCACCAGTCGGCGAGCCAGGTCTCGCCTCTCTACGACATCGAGCGCGAGGCGTGGCACGACGAGTGGTGGCAGCGGTACGCGTCGTCGATCGAGCAGCCGCCGCTGCTCTGGGCCGGCGATGTCGCCGGCGCCGTCTCCGCCGACGCGGCGCAGGCCACCGGCATCCCTGAGGGCACTCCCGTGATCGCCGGCACGATCGACGCATGGACCGAGGCCGTCAGCGTCGGTGCGCACGGGCTCGGCGACCTCATGCTCATGTACGGCACGACGATGTTCCTCGTCGCGACGGGCGAGGAGACGCTGCGCACGCCCTCCATGTGGACCACGGCCGGGGCCTTCGCCGGTACGAGGAACCTGGCGGGTGGGCTCTCGACGTCCGGCGCCCTCACCGCGTGGCTCAAGGACCTCACGGGCGCCGACTACCCGCAGCTGCTCGCCGAGGCGACCGCCTCCGGCGCCGGGGCCCGCGGACTGCTCGTGCTCCCGTACTTCGCGGGGGAGCGCACGCCCATCCAGGATCCGGACGCCCGCGGCGTCATCGCCGGGCTCACCCTGGCCCACACCCGCGGTGACCTCTACCGCGCCGCGCTCGAGGCGACCGCCCTCGGTGTGCGGCACAACGTCGAGACGATGCGTGCAGCGGGCGCGGACATCCGCCGCATCGTCGCGGTCGGCGGCGGCACGCAGGGACGGCTCTGGCTGCAGATCGTCTCCGACGTCACCGGCCTCGTGCAGGAGGTGCCGGCGACGACGATCGGCGCGAGCTACGGCGCCGCCTTCCTCGCGGCGGTCGCCACGGTCGAAGGCGATGCCACGGCCGACGGCGAAGCGCCGAGCATCGCCGCGTGGAACCCCGTCACCGAGACCATCCGTCCCGACGACTCGCTGCGCGAGCTCTACGACGAGCTGTTCGACCGCTACACCCGCCTCTACCGCGAGACGGCGGACGTCGTTCACGAGCTCGCCGCCGAGCAGAGGGGCGCGTCGGCATGACCCGCCGCGCCCGCAGCATCCCGCACACCTCGCAGGCGACCGCCTTCCCCCTCGGCGGCATCGGCACCGGGAACGTGTCGATCGGGGCTCGAGGCGAGCTGCGCGACTGGGAGCTCGAGAACCTCCCCGACAAGGGACGCCGCAACCCGCACTCGTTCTTCGCGATCCATGCGGCACCCCAGGGCGGTCGGTCGGTCACCCGCGTGCTCGAGGCGCGGCTGACGGGTCGACACGACGCCGACGCGGGGTACCCGTTCGACCAGCTCGCCGGCCTGCCGCGCCTCGACGGAGCGACGCTGCACGGCGAGTACCCGGTCGTCGACGTCGACTTCACCGACACGACGCTCCCCGTCGACGTCTCGCTGCACGCGTTCACCCCGCTCGTCCCCCTCGACGCCGACGAGTCCGGCATCCCCGCCGCCGTGCTGCGCTATCGCGTGACGAACCCCGGGCAGGTCCCCGTCGCCGTCACGGTCGTCGGCAGCGTCTCGCACACGGCCGGACGGGGGATGCCGGGGCCCGACGCTCCCTGGGGAATGCGCGGCACGCAGCGGGTGCGCTGGCGCGACGAGGAGGGGGTGCGCGGGCTCGACTTCGACATCGATCTCCCGGACGACGACCCCGGGTACGGCACGCTGAGCCTCACCACCGCCGACGAGTCGACCACGGTGAAGCCCCAGTGGGTGACGAGCTACTGGCCCGACGGCGCCCGGCTGTTCTGGGACGACCTCGCCGACGACGGCCTGCTGCAGCCCGAACCGCGTCTCACGCTCGAAGACCGGCCGCGTGGGCTCTTCGCCGAGCTGGACGAGACCGGGGCGGCGGACTCCTCCGAGGCGGCCCCGCTGACCGAGGAGCAGATGCTCGCGAAGCTGCCGCGGCTGCGCACCGGCTCGCTCGGCATCGTGCACACCCTCGCTCCGGGAGAGAGCCGCGACTTCGAGTTCGTGCTCGCGTGGAGCTTCCCGAACCGCCGCAGCGGCTGGCACGGGCACATCGTGTTCGCCGACCCGGCGGACGGCATCATCCGCAACCACTACGCGACGCTCTGGCCCGACGCGTGGAGCGCCGCCGCGCACCTGCACACCGAGCTGCCAACCCTGGAGCGGACGACGGATGCCTTCGTCGAGGCGCTCTACGGCGGCAGCCTCGACCCCGTGCTGGCCGACGCGGTCGGCGCGAACATCGCCGCGGCCCGGTCGACGACGTGCTTCGTCGTCGAGTCGCCGCATCCCGATCTCGGAGAGGGGCCGGTGTTCGCGGCGTGGGAGGGGTCCTTCGATCACGGCGGATCCTGCGAGGGCACCAGCACCCACGTGTGGTCGTACGCGCAGACGGTGGCCTGGCTGTTCCCGTCGCTCGAGCGCAGCGCCCGCCGGGCCGAGTACCTGCTCGAGACCGATGACGCCGGCGCGCAGAAGTTCCGCGGCAACCGGGTGCTCGGCGGTCCGTCGTGGTTCATGGCCCCCGCGGTCGACGGCCAGCTCGGCACGCTGCTGCGCCTGCACCGCGAGTGGCGCTTCAGCGGTGATGACGACTTCCTGCGCGAAGTGTGGCCCGCAGCCGTCCGCACCCTCGACTATGCGGCGCGCGAGTGGGACCGCGACGGCGACGGTCTGCTCGACGGCGAGATGCACAACACGTACGACATCGAGTTCCACGGCACGGAGCCGCTCGCCAACGGCATCCATCTCGCCGCGCTCCGCGCGGGGGCGCGCATGGCCGCGCATCTCGGTGATCTCGATCGCGCCGAGGAGTGGACGCGCCGCGCCGACCACGTGGCCGCCGCCATGGACGAGGTGCTGTGGAACGGCGAGTACTACCGCCAGGTGATCGACGACGTCGATGCGCACCGCTACCAGTACGGCGACGGCGTGCTGTCGGACCAGCTGCTCGGACAGTTCCACGCGTTCGTCAACGGCCTCGGTCACATCCTCCCCGCCGCGCACATCGACTCGGCGCTCGCCGCGATCGTCGCCCACAACCTCCGCGACGACCTCTCGGCGCAGGAGAGCACGCAGCGGGTGTACGCACTGAACGACGAAGGCGGACTGCTGCTCGCCTCCTGGCCCCGCGGCGGCCGGCCGACGATCCCGTTCGTGTACTCCGACGAGGTCTGGACCGGCATCGAGCACCAGGTCGCGGCATCGCTGCTGTACGCCGGGCGCTCCGACGACGCGCTGCGGATCGAACGGGCCGTCCGCGCGCGCTACGACGGCGTCGACCGCAACCCGTGGAACGAGATCGAGTGCGGCAACCACTATGCGCGGTCACTCGCGTCGTGGGCGCTGCTGCTCGGCGCGAGCGGTGCGCAGTGGGACGCCCCGACGAAGACGCTCTCGTTCGCGCCGGCGGGCGGCGGCTTCTTCACCGGCCTCTTCACGACCGGCACGGGCTGGGGGCGGGTCGCGATCGACGACGACTCCCTCACGCTCCACGTCGAGGGCGGACGGCTCGAGATCGCAGATCTCGCGCTGCGCGATCGCAGCGTCGCCGGCGCGATCCGGCTCGGCGAAGGGGAGACGCACCGCGTCGATCTCCGACCGCCCGGGACGAGCACGACCAGCACCACCACACCCACCACCAGCACCAGCGCCACCACCAGCACAAGCACCACCAGCACCACCGGAGAGGCACCATGACCACCTACACCCTGCCGGCACCGGCATCCCGCCCGGCATCCGCCCCGAAGACCGCGTACCTGATCGCGTCAGGCGATCTGCGCGAGTCGGCCAACACGGCCGGCTGGCCGACCCAGGTCGAGCTGGAGGCCGGCGTCACCGGCGTGCTGAACGACCTGGGCTGGACCGTGATCCGCGCGAACGACGTCGACCCCGAGACCGGTCACGGCTTCATCTCGAGTCAGCGCATGGGCCTCGAGGTGTTCAAGAACATCCCGGTCGACGCTCCGCTCATCGTCGCCGAGGCCGTGTGGCAGTACTCGCACCACGTGCTCGCCGGACTCCGCACGCATGAGGGTCCGATCCTCACCGTCGCGAACTTCGCGGGCGACTGGCCCGGCCTGGTCGGCCTGCTCGGCCTGAACGCGGGCCTGACCAAGATGGACAAGCCGTACTCGTCGATCTGGTCGGTCGACTTCACCGACGACTGGTTCCGCGACGGCATCCGCGAATGGACCGAGACCGGCACCATCACGCACGACGCCTCGCACGTGCGCGCGCTGCCCGAGCTGCCCGACAGTCCGGAGAAGCAGTTGGGTGAGGCGCTCGCGGCGGAACTGCTCGCGGAGAAGGCCATCATCGGCGTCTTCGACGAGGGCTGCATGGGCATGTACAACGCGATCTTCGACGACGAGCTGCTCAACAAGACGGGCATCTACAAGGAGCGTCTGTCGCAATCGGCGCTGTACGCCGAGATGCTCGAGGTCGCCGACTCCGAGGCCGATGCCGCCTACGACTGGCTCATCGAGCACGGCATGACGTTCCGGTACGGCGAGGACGCCGCGACCGAGCTCACCCGCGAGCAGGTGCAGTGGCAGCTCAAGATGTACATCGCCGCGCTGCGCATCGCCGACGATTTCGGGTTGGATGCCGTCGGCATCCAGTACCAGCAGGGGCTCAAGGATCTCGTGCCCGCCTCCGACCTCGCCGAGGGCATCCTCAACTCGACCGAGCGTCCGCCGGTCACCTCCCGCGACGGCTCGCGGGTGCTGCACGAGGGGCGCGCGTTCCCGCACTTCAACGAGGCCGACGAGGGTGTCGCGGTCGACGCGCTCGTGACCGACCGGGTGTGGCGCGCCATGGGGCTCGTGCCGGACAACACGCTGCACGACGTCCGCTGGGGCGAGGACTACGACGGCCGGTTCGTCTGGGTCTACGAGATCTCGGGTTCGGTGCCCGCCTCCCACCTCGGCGGGTGGCAGAACGCCGAGGGATGGCGGCAGGGCCACGTGTTCTTCCCCGCGGGCGGCGCCACGATCAACGGCGTCTCGAAGCCCGGCGAGGTCGTGCTGTCGCGGGTCTTCATCGCCGACGGCATCCTGCAGGCCGACATCTTCCGGGCCTCGGTCGTCGAGCTGCCCGAGGAGGAGACGCAGCGCCGCAAGAACGACACGAACCCGGAGTGGCCGATCGCGCACGTCGTGCTGCACGGCATCTCGCGCGATCAGTTCATGGCCCGCCACAAGGCCAACCACGCGCAGACCGTCTACGCCCCCGACGCCGAGACCGCCGACAAGGCGCTCATCGCGAAGGCCGCGATGTTCGCCGGCATGGGCATCAAGGTCAACCTCGTGGGCGACGTGAACATCTGAGCGGATCGCGACCGATCTGACGCCGGGGAGAGGGGCGGATGCTGCGGCATCCGCCCCTCTTTGCTGTGTGCGCCGACCTCTTCCGAGCGCTTCACTTAAGCGATATAGTCATCGGCACGCCGCATCGACGCGGCGCGAGATCGACAACGACGCCGAAGGAGAAGCTCCACCATGAGTCAGCCGAACCCCCGTCATTCCCTGATCCGGCGATGCCTGGCGGCATCCGCTGCGCTCGCCATCGCCGCCGTGGGAGGCGTCGCCGCCTCGTCGGCCGCGGCAGACGAGGCGCCCGACACCGACGCGAAGCTCGCCGTCTATGTCGAAGTGAACTCGAACGATTTAGCGAACGTCGCCGACTACCGGCTCTCCGATTCCGGGGCCCCGGCGGTCGACCTGGCGATGATCTTCGCCGCGAACATCAACTACGACGGCGAGAAGGCGTACCTGCACTTCAACGAGCGCGTTACCGAGACGCTGCAGGATGCCGAGAACCAGATCCGTCCGCTGCAGGCCCAGGGCACCAAGGTGCTGCTGTCGGTGCTCGGCAACCACCAGGGCGCCGGCTTCGCGAACTTCTCGACGTACGCCGAGGCCGACGCGTTCGCCGCCCAGCTCGCCGACGCCGTGACGACCTACGGACTCGACGGCATCGACTTCGACGACGAGTGGAGCCAGTACGGCGCGAACGGCACGCCCCAGCCCAACGCGCAGTCGTTCGGATGGGTGGCGTCGGCTCTGCGCGACCGTCTCGGCCCCGACAAGCTCATCACGCTGTACGCGATCGGACCGTCGTACACCACGACCGACTTCGGCGCCTTCGACGTGAGCGCCACTCTCGACTACGCCTGGAATCCGTACTACCCGACCTACGACGCCCCCACGGTCCCCGGGCTCGACGACAGGTCGCGCATCGGCGCCGCGGCGATCGACCTCTCGAACACGAGCGCGGCGACCGCAGCGGACTTCGCGCAGCGCACGGCCGCCGACGGCTACGGCGTCTACGTCGCGTACAACCTCACCGCGACGAACCAGTCGTCGCTGATCTCGGGCATCACCGAGGCGATCAAGGGCGAGGCGACGGTCTACTCCCCGCAGTGAGCGGGAATCGGGGCCGTCAGCCCAGATCGAAGAGCTCGAGCTGACGCACGGTGACCTCGGCCTCCGCCCGCACGCGGAGCGCCGAGGTCGCGGTGCGTCCGGCGAGGGTGAACGGCGTGGTGCGATCCGCGGGAAGCTCGATCTCGGCGGTGACGGCGATCCGCTCCCAGCCCTTCGATGTCTCCGACTCCCACACGAGCGCGGTCGAGGACGCCGCCGTCACCGTCGTCACCGAGACGTCGCTGACCGCCCGCGCCTCGGCGAACCGCCAGCCGATCCACTCGCCCTGCCGCAGGACGACGCCGTCGGCGCCGGCCGCATCCCCGTCGTCGAACGCGCGCTCCGCGTGCCGGACGCCCTCCGAGGCGATCGGCGAGCCGTCGGTCGCCGTGAGGTCGGGACGCCAGGGCACGGCATCCGTGTCAGGGACTCCGCCGAGCCAGTCCTGCGGGTCGTCGCCGAACACGAGATCGAGCACGAGGTCGTCGGACGCACATCCGACCAGGGCGTCGACGGGCAGCTCGGCCGTCGCGAGCGAGACGCCGTTCAGCCGTGCCTCGTGCAGCACGTGCGCATTCGGCGTGCTGCGGCGCGACCGGATACGCAGGGACGACCCGTTCCCGCGGTCGACGCGGACATCGTCGAGCAGGGGCGAGCCGATGCGCAGCATCCCCGAGGCGAGTTCGAGCGGATAGAGCCCGAGTGCGGCCCACAGCCACCAGGCGCTCATCTCGCCGTTGTCCTCGTCGCCGGGGAAGCCCTGGCCGATGTGCGCGCCCGCGAACAGGCGCCCGGCCAGCTCGTGCACGGTCTCGCCCGCGCGCCACGGCTGATCCGTGAACGCGTACATGAGCGGTATGTGGTGGGCTGGTTGATTGGATATCGCGCACATGCCGGCGCGCAGAGCGCGGGCTTCGCGCTGCTCGTGGATGACCGTGCCGTACGCGCCGGCGAACTGCTCGTCGGCGGTCTCCGGTTCGGCGAACAGCGCATCGAGGTGCTGTCGGAGTCCGGCTCGGCCGCCGTAGAGGTCGGCCAGTCCGTCGCCGTCGTGCACCGCACCGACCGACATGCCCCACGCGTTCGTCTCGACGTTGTCGCCGCCCCACGTGCGCGGGTCGAAGGGTTCGGACGAGAACGATCCCCGGTCGTCGCGGCCGCGGAAGAACCCCGCCTCCCGGTCGAACAGCGAGCGGTACGACAGCGCACGGTTCGCGAAGTAGCGGGAGAAGGCGCGGTAGCGCGCGGCATCCGTCGTCGAGGTCGCCTCGTCGGACGCGAGCTGCGCGGCGAACCGGCCGAGGGCGGCGTCGCTGATCGCGTTCTCGATGCTCCAGCTCATACCCTCCGGTACTGCCGAGGAGATGTACCCCGTGAAGCGGCCGCGGTCGATGCCCTTTCGCCCGCGCCGTGCGTCGGGCCCCGGCTCGCAGGCGTTGCGCCACCCGCTCTCGAACGCCGCGCGCCGATCGAACTCGACGCCCCAGCGCGCGGCATCCGCGAAGATCTGGTCGCTCGACGTGCCCACCATGCTGTCGACGTACCCCGGTGCGCTCCACCGCGCCATCCAGCCGCCGCGGCGGTACTGCGCGAGCTGCCCGTCGAGCAGGCGCCCCGCGAGCGCCGGATCGAGCAGCGCCAGGCCGGGCCACTCCGTGCGATACGTGTCCCAGTAGCCGTTGTTGACGACGAGTTCGCCCGCGACGACGGGCGCGCCCGTGCGCGTCTCGCCGAACGGCGTCCGCTCGGCGAAGACATCGGCGAACGCGGATGCCGGAGAGTGGGCCGACCCGGTGTCCTCGGCTGCGGTGTTCGGATACAGGTGCATGCGATGCAGGGCGGCGGCGATCCGCGCCCTGTCCTCCTCATCGGCGAGCGCACGATACGCCGCGTCGGACGCGGACAGCGATGGGATCGTGACGCGGCCGAGCAGCCGGTTCCAGGATGCCGCGGCGTCGGCGCGCAGCTCGTCGAACCCGGTCGCGGCGTCGAGTTCGAGAGCGAGGCTGCGCTCGGCCTGCTCGATCGACAGGAATGACACGGCCACCCGCACCTCGAGCGATCCGCGGCCGGCGACGAACCCGGCCACCCGTCCTCGTCCGGCGTCGGAGAGCGGGCCCCGTTCGGCGCAGCCGCCTCCGACCACCCGCCCGGCGAAGTAGCAGCGCGGGGCATTGCCCCAGTCCTCGGACCCCTCGGGGATCCAGCCCGCGAAACCGTCGGCATCCGTCCAGCGGAGCTCTCCCTCGTCCGTGAGCTGGTCGATCACGAAGCCCACGCGCTCGTCGTCGTCGCCGCGCACACGGAACGCCGCGCCGTGCCCGGTCGCCGTGAGCTCCGCGCGGATCAGGCCGCCGTGCCCGTCGTCGAGCGCCGCCGCGTACTCGTGCGGCCGTGCGCGCTCCGACCCCGGGACGATCCAGCGCCGGCGGGCGCCGCGCTCCGATGCCGCGGTCCCCGCGAACGGCATGAGCTGGAGCACCGAGCGGTCGCCGATCCACGGGCTCGGCTGATGCGAGAACTGCAACGCCTCCAGCCGGCGGCCCTGCGGATCGTCGTGCACGGACGGGCGGTACGGCCAGTTCGCGTCGGCGGCGTCGGTAGCCGGGGTCACGAACGCGAAGCCGTGCGGGCGTGCCACCGCGGGAATGGTGTTGCCGCGCGAGAACCGCGCACCCGAGTGCGTTCCGCGACGCGTGTCGACCCGCTCCACGGGAGCGAGGTCGGATGCCGCGGCGCTCCGCTGCTCGACCAGCACCTGCACGAACCCGCTCACCCTGGCGGGGAGGCCGGCGGCATCGGCCAGCGATCCCGCGCCGAGCACGACCTCGACCGCCCCGCGACGCCCGGCGAGCGGCGCGAGCGAGACGGTGTCGGCGTTCCACTGCTCCGGCATGCTCCAGCGTGCCGCGAACTGCGCGTCCGCCGTGATCGCGAAACCGTAGCGGTCGCGGACGGCCGGGTCGTCGCCGAGGCGTGTGACGTCGCCGAGCCCGTTGCCGTTCCCGTCGCCGTCATCGTTGCCGTCGCCGTCATCGACGCGCACGTCGACCGATACGGCGAGCGCGGCGTGCGGCGCGAGCGCGGCATCCGCGCTGTCGGCGTAGAAGGCCCAGTGCAGCACGGTGTCCGGTGTGATCTCGATCGGGCCCAGGTCCGGCACGTCGACGCGCTGCGGGCCCGCGGCCGGATCGACGTCGAACGCGAACACCGGCGCCGCGAGGACGCCGGAGCGCGGGCGCGACGACGGCGGGTCCGCCGGGCCGTCCGCGGGGGTGAGCCGCGGCGCGGTCACCCCTTGACGGCGCCCTCCTGGACGCCCTTGAAGAAGAACCGCTGCGTGAACGAGAACATGATCACGATGGGCACGAGGGCGATCATGGTGCCGGCAGCGATGAGCCGCGGGTCCACGGAGAAGCTGCTGTTCAGGTAGGCCATGCCGACCGTCAGGGTGTACTTCGACGGGTCGGACAGCACGATGAGCGGCCAGAGGTAGTCGTCCCACGCGCCGATGAAGGCGAAGATCGCGACGACCGAGACCATGCCGCGGATGTTCGGCCACACGATGTGGCGGATGCGCTGCCAGGTCGTGGCCCCGTCGACCGTCGCGGCATCCAGCACGTCCTTCGGGATCATGCGGCACGCCGTCGCGACGAGCAGCACGTTCATGGCGCTGATCGCTCCCGGCAGGAAGACGCCCCACAGGGTGTCGGCGAGGCCGAGCGCGCGGATCGTGAGGAAGTTGCTCGTCACGGTGACCTCGCCGGGGAAGAGCAGGGTCGAGAGCAGGATGGCCATCACGATCCACTTGCCGCGGAACCGCATGCATCCCAGTGCGTAGCCGGCGAAGGTCGCGAGCACGACGTTGCTGATCACGGTGCCGACCGACACGAGCAGCGAGTGCCACGCGTACAGATACACGGGCACGACGTCGGCGACGGTGGCGTAGTTCCCGAGGGTCGGATCGCGGGGGATGAGGTTCGGCGGGAAGGAGTAGATGTTCTCCTGCGGGCCCTTGAACGAGGTCGACAGCTGCCACACGAACGGGCCGATCACGAGGAACAGCACGAGCAGGAGCAGCGCGTAGCGGCCGATCAGCCCG is a window from the Microbacterium sp. LWO14-1.2 genome containing:
- a CDS encoding fucose isomerase, which gives rise to MTTYTLPAPASRPASAPKTAYLIASGDLRESANTAGWPTQVELEAGVTGVLNDLGWTVIRANDVDPETGHGFISSQRMGLEVFKNIPVDAPLIVAEAVWQYSHHVLAGLRTHEGPILTVANFAGDWPGLVGLLGLNAGLTKMDKPYSSIWSVDFTDDWFRDGIREWTETGTITHDASHVRALPELPDSPEKQLGEALAAELLAEKAIIGVFDEGCMGMYNAIFDDELLNKTGIYKERLSQSALYAEMLEVADSEADAAYDWLIEHGMTFRYGEDAATELTREQVQWQLKMYIAALRIADDFGLDAVGIQYQQGLKDLVPASDLAEGILNSTERPPVTSRDGSRVLHEGRAFPHFNEADEGVAVDALVTDRVWRAMGLVPDNTLHDVRWGEDYDGRFVWVYEISGSVPASHLGGWQNAEGWRQGHVFFPAGGATINGVSKPGEVVLSRVFIADGILQADIFRASVVELPEEETQRRKNDTNPEWPIAHVVLHGISRDQFMARHKANHAQTVYAPDAETADKALIAKAAMFAGMGIKVNLVGDVNI
- a CDS encoding endo-beta-N-acetylglucosaminidase H yields the protein MSQPNPRHSLIRRCLAASAALAIAAVGGVAASSAAADEAPDTDAKLAVYVEVNSNDLANVADYRLSDSGAPAVDLAMIFAANINYDGEKAYLHFNERVTETLQDAENQIRPLQAQGTKVLLSVLGNHQGAGFANFSTYAEADAFAAQLADAVTTYGLDGIDFDDEWSQYGANGTPQPNAQSFGWVASALRDRLGPDKLITLYAIGPSYTTTDFGAFDVSATLDYAWNPYYPTYDAPTVPGLDDRSRIGAAAIDLSNTSAATAADFAQRTAADGYGVYVAYNLTATNQSSLISGITEAIKGEATVYSPQ
- a CDS encoding glycoside hydrolase domain-containing protein; amino-acid sequence: MTAPRLTPADGPADPPSSRPRSGVLAAPVFAFDVDPAAGPQRVDVPDLGPIEITPDTVLHWAFYADSADAALAPHAALAVSVDVRVDDGDGNDDGDGNGNGLGDVTRLGDDPAVRDRYGFAITADAQFAARWSMPEQWNADTVSLAPLAGRRGAVEVVLGAGSLADAAGLPARVSGFVQVLVEQRSAAASDLAPVERVDTRRGTHSGARFSRGNTIPAVARPHGFAFVTPATDAADANWPYRPSVHDDPQGRRLEALQFSHQPSPWIGDRSVLQLMPFAGTAASERGARRRWIVPGSERARPHEYAAALDDGHGGLIRAELTATGHGAAFRVRGDDDERVGFVIDQLTDEGELRWTDADGFAGWIPEGSEDWGNAPRCYFAGRVVGGGCAERGPLSDAGRGRVAGFVAGRGSLEVRVAVSFLSIEQAERSLALELDAATGFDELRADAAASWNRLLGRVTIPSLSASDAAYRALADEEDRARIAAALHRMHLYPNTAAEDTGSAHSPASAFADVFAERTPFGETRTGAPVVAGELVVNNGYWDTYRTEWPGLALLDPALAGRLLDGQLAQYRRGGWMARWSAPGYVDSMVGTSSDQIFADAARWGVEFDRRAAFESGWRNACEPGPDARRGRKGIDRGRFTGYISSAVPEGMSWSIENAISDAALGRFAAQLASDEATSTTDAARYRAFSRYFANRALSYRSLFDREAGFFRGRDDRGSFSSEPFDPRTWGGDNVETNAWGMSVGAVHDGDGLADLYGGRAGLRQHLDALFAEPETADEQFAGAYGTVIHEQREARALRAGMCAISNQPAHHIPLMYAFTDQPWRAGETVHELAGRLFAGAHIGQGFPGDEDNGEMSAWWLWAALGLYPLELASGMLRIGSPLLDDVRVDRGNGSSLRIRSRRSTPNAHVLHEARLNGVSLATAELPVDALVGCASDDLVLDLVFGDDPQDWLGGVPDTDAVPWRPDLTATDGSPIASEGVRHAERAFDDGDAAGADGVVLRQGEWIGWRFAEARAVSDVSVTTVTAASSTALVWESETSKGWERIAVTAEIELPADRTTPFTLAGRTATSALRVRAEAEVTVRQLELFDLG